In one Zymobacter palmae genomic region, the following are encoded:
- the ubiB gene encoding ubiquinone biosynthesis regulatory protein kinase UbiB — MLTRLLRIFWVIARYRLDLLLPRHRLPTRMRLLLLVLPFWLFPKRDLPRAVRLRVALETLGPIYVKFGQMLSTRRDLLPNDFATELKKLQDQVPPFPNDVAHRVVEESLGAPIDRLFSHFEASPLASASIAQVHAARLPEGDDVVVKIIRPGIDKVLRSDMLLLTRVARLLRCVPEFRRLRPVEVVDDYRLSLFDELDLHKEAANTSQLRRNFSQSHLLYVPTLYWPLTRRNVMVQERIYGIPVADIETLRAKGVDLRLLAERGVEIFFTQVFRDNFFHADMHPGNIFVDARDPADPRYIAIDCGIVGSLTREDQDYLARNILAFFHQDYYEVAALHIESGWVGEGTRANEFASAIRAVCEPIFEKPLKDISFGQALMGLFQTAQRFNMEVQPQLILLQKTLINIEGLGRTLYPELDLWHTAKPYLENWMRERSGPRGLWKSLKRHAPELTDRLPELPLLAHQALRTYAHGQRHRQQLAVAQSQQLRQSRRQPRRYRRLRIGLLLLATALAWQPFLSDWVAEQHWSTLTAGAVGLLLLL, encoded by the coding sequence ATGCTAACGCGCCTGCTGCGGATTTTCTGGGTCATCGCTCGCTACCGCCTCGACCTGCTGCTACCTCGCCACCGCCTACCCACACGGATGCGTCTGCTTCTGCTGGTGCTGCCGTTCTGGCTGTTTCCAAAGCGCGATCTTCCCCGCGCTGTACGGCTGCGCGTGGCGCTGGAAACGCTCGGGCCGATCTACGTCAAGTTTGGTCAAATGCTGTCGACGCGCCGCGACCTACTGCCCAACGATTTTGCGACCGAACTGAAGAAGCTACAGGATCAGGTTCCCCCGTTTCCCAACGACGTCGCGCATCGCGTGGTCGAAGAAAGCCTTGGTGCCCCTATCGACCGTCTGTTCTCGCACTTTGAAGCATCACCACTGGCATCGGCTTCCATCGCTCAGGTGCATGCAGCACGGTTGCCCGAGGGCGACGATGTCGTGGTCAAAATCATCCGCCCCGGCATCGACAAGGTGCTGCGCAGCGACATGCTGCTGCTGACCCGTGTGGCACGTCTGCTGCGCTGCGTACCTGAGTTCCGCCGCCTGCGCCCGGTCGAGGTGGTCGACGACTACCGCCTGTCGCTGTTCGACGAACTGGATCTGCATAAGGAAGCGGCCAATACCTCGCAGCTACGCCGCAACTTCAGCCAGTCGCATCTGCTGTACGTTCCCACGCTCTACTGGCCGCTCACGCGCCGCAATGTCATGGTGCAGGAGCGCATCTACGGTATTCCGGTGGCGGATATTGAGACCCTGCGCGCCAAGGGCGTCGACCTGCGGCTGCTGGCCGAACGTGGCGTCGAGATATTCTTCACCCAGGTCTTCCGCGATAACTTCTTTCACGCCGACATGCATCCCGGCAATATCTTCGTGGATGCGCGCGATCCGGCCGACCCTCGCTATATCGCCATCGACTGCGGCATCGTCGGCAGCCTGACACGTGAAGATCAGGACTATCTGGCCCGCAATATCCTAGCGTTCTTCCATCAGGACTATTACGAAGTGGCAGCCCTGCACATCGAATCAGGCTGGGTGGGTGAAGGCACTCGTGCCAACGAATTTGCGTCGGCCATCCGCGCCGTATGCGAGCCGATCTTCGAGAAACCGCTGAAGGATATTTCGTTTGGGCAAGCGCTGATGGGGCTGTTCCAGACCGCACAACGTTTCAATATGGAAGTGCAACCACAGCTCATCCTGCTGCAGAAGACGCTCATCAACATCGAAGGGCTGGGCCGTACGCTCTACCCCGAGCTAGATCTGTGGCATACCGCCAAGCCCTACCTCGAAAACTGGATGCGCGAGCGCTCAGGGCCACGCGGGCTGTGGAAATCGCTCAAGCGCCATGCGCCCGAACTGACCGATCGGCTGCCCGAGCTGCCACTGCTGGCACACCAAGCCTTGCGCACCTACGCACATGGGCAGCGCCACCGCCAACAACTGGCAGTGGCGCAGTCACAGCAGCTGCGTCAATCACGCCGTCAGCCACGCCGCTACCGCCGCCTGCGCATCGGACTACTGCTGTTGGCCACCGCACTGGCTTGGCAACCCTTCTTG